CTGGCCGAAGGGCTGACCCTCGACCAGGTCGCGCGTTTCGGCGTCGGGCGGCTCGAGCACCCGGAGTTCGAGGTCGAAGTGGGGCACCGGCGGCTCTACCGCCTCGGCACCCAGGGGGCCCACCTGCTCGGCTACCTCGGCGAGGTCACCGACGAGGAGCTGTCGCGCCCGGGAAGCGGTTACCAGTCCGGAGACTGGCTCGGTCGGCGCGGCATCGAGCGGACCTACGACCGGGTGCTGCGCGGCGTCGACGGCGAGCGTGTCGTGGTCGTCGACAGCCGCGGCCAGCTGGTGGCGGAGAACCGGCGGGAGATGGGACGGCCCGGCGAGAGCCTGACACTGACGCTCGATCTCGAGCTGCAGCAGGAGGCCGAGACCTGGATGGCCGAGCAGACGGGGGCGGTCGTCGCTCTCGACCCGACCAATGGCGAGATCCTGGCCCTCGTCTCCTCGCCCTCCTACGATCCGAACCTCTTCGCCCGGCGACTCCTGAAGGAAGACTGGCAGCGCCTGCTCGACGACGAGCGTCACCCGTTGCAGAACCGGGCGATCCAGAACACCTACTCGCCCGGCTCGGTCTTCAAGGTGGTGGTGGCCGCCGCCGGGCTCGCCGAAGGGGTCATCTCGCCGGGCGATCGCGTCTTCTGCGGCGGCGGTGCGACCTACTACGGCCGGCGATTCGCCTGCCACCGCGCCGGCGGGCACGGCTCCGTGGATCTGCGGGCGGCGCTCAAGGGCTCGTGCGACGTCTACTTCTATGCGCTCGGCCAACGGCTCGGCATCGAGCGGATCGCCCGCTACGCGCGACTCTTCGGCCTCGGGCGCCCGACCGGCATCGAGATCGACGGCGAGAAGGCCGGGCTCGTCCCGGACGACGGCTGGAGCCGCGCCGCACGCGGCCATCCCTGGTATGCCGGCGAGACGATCTCGGTGGCCATCGGCCAGGGCCCGCTCCTCGTCACCCCGCTGCAGATCGCCGCCCTCTTCGCGGCGACCGCCAACGGCGGCCACCTCGTTCATCCTCACCTCGTCCGTCACAAGGACGAAGCGGACACGCCTTCGGAGCGGCTTCCGGTCTCCGAGCAGAGCATGGCGACGATTCGCGAAGCGCTCTGGGCGGTGGTCAACGAGCAAGGGACGGGAGCGGCGGCCTTCGTTCCAGGGCTCGACGTGGCCGGCAAGACGGGCACCGTGCAGGTCTCCGCCCGCGGCGCCACGGAAGAGCACGAGGATCTCCCCTGGGAGCTGCGCAATCACGCCTGGTTCGCCTCCTTCGCCCCGGCGCGGGCTCCGCGCCTGGTGGTGGTCGTTTTCATCGAGCACGGCGGCAAGGGCTCGCGAGCCGCCGCCCCGATTGCCAAGGCCCTCTATGAGAAGTACCTCCAGCTATCACTCGGGCAGCTTCGCCCTTCCTGACGAGCGCAGCCCGCTGCGCGCCCTCGCCAGCGTGCGCTGGGGGCTGCTCGCCGCGGCCCTGGCGCTCGCGGCGATCGGCCTGGCGACCGTGCACAGCGCGAGCGTCGAGCTCACGGTCGACTACCTGCCGCGCCAGGCGGCGTTCCTGGGCGTCGGCCTCGTCGCTCTCCTGCTCGCGGCGATGGTCGACTACCACTTCCTGCTCACCTTCGCGGTGCCGTTCTATGCCCTCTCCCAGCTCGGTCTGGTCCTGGTCCTCTTCGTCGGACACCAGGCGGGGGGTGCCCAGGGCTGGTTCCGCATCGGCAGCATCGGGATCC
This genomic window from Holophagales bacterium contains:
- the mrdA gene encoding penicillin-binding protein 2, which produces MQVREEREALVRRVKVIARITALALLALAANYWVVQVVQGSYFRELAENNRLRKLTLKAPRGTIYDRTGRVLVENAPSYNLTVDRSRWRDRASSLVFAASALTRPIADLEVVLRRYEGTPLFAPVLLAEGLTLDQVARFGVGRLEHPEFEVEVGHRRLYRLGTQGAHLLGYLGEVTDEELSRPGSGYQSGDWLGRRGIERTYDRVLRGVDGERVVVVDSRGQLVAENRREMGRPGESLTLTLDLELQQEAETWMAEQTGAVVALDPTNGEILALVSSPSYDPNLFARRLLKEDWQRLLDDERHPLQNRAIQNTYSPGSVFKVVVAAAGLAEGVISPGDRVFCGGGATYYGRRFACHRAGGHGSVDLRAALKGSCDVYFYALGQRLGIERIARYARLFGLGRPTGIEIDGEKAGLVPDDGWSRAARGHPWYAGETISVAIGQGPLLVTPLQIAALFAATANGGHLVHPHLVRHKDEADTPSERLPVSEQSMATIREALWAVVNEQGTGAAAFVPGLDVAGKTGTVQVSARGATEEHEDLPWELRNHAWFASFAPARAPRLVVVVFIEHGGKGSRAAAPIAKALYEKYLQLSLGQLRPS